CTGAAGTAATGGATACGTCCGATGAGCCAGACTATATTTTTGATATGTATGGTCCATCCTCTCGTGAACCGGGTACTTTTGCAGCCAATTGCTTGCTCGCACGCCGGCTTGCTGAACGTGGCCTCAAGTTTGTCCAGCTATTTCATCAGGGCTGGGATCACCATGGCGGCCTACCACGGGGCATAGAACACCAGTGCAGGGAAACGGACCAGGCGTCTGCCGCCCTGGTGCAAGACCTCAAACAACGCGGTATGCTCGATGAAACCCTCGTGATCTGGGGAGGCGAATTTGGTCGCACCAATTATTGCCAGGGCCGGCTTACAGCAGATGACTACGGACGAGACCATCATCCCCGCTGTTTTACCAGTTGGATGGCCGGCGGTGGCGTAAACGCGGGGTCATCTTATGGGCAAACCGACGAGTTTGGCTACAACATTGTTGATGAAGCCGTGCATGTACACGATTTCCAGGCCACCATCCTGCACCTGCTCGGCATAGATCACGAGCGCCTGACCTTTAAACACCAGGGCCGGCGCTTCCGGCTTACAGATGTTCACGGAAAGGTCGTGCCGGCTTTAATTGCATAAAAACGCGGTTCTCATCCGTTTTTTGCTAGTAACCACTTGCTTTTTGTCCTGACATTACTAACCTTTCAAATCCGACACGTCTGACGTGTGCCCTGACGAGAATAGCACTCGTTTGCGTCATCACAGGCTGAACGACCCACACCTCGTTTACCTGCTCCCAAAAAAATCATGCGATTTAACATACTCCAAGAAAACGCTAACAGTCCGTTTTCATTCCAACTGTTAAGCGACCAGGGTGACGTATTACTCACCAGTGGTACCTACAACTCGCGCGACAACTGTACAGATGGTATTCGCGCGGCAATCGAAGCCTTACGCGATCCTGAATCCTTTGGTATTCAGGCCGGCAATTCGGTTGCCCTCCGCGGGCCAGACGGCTCTCAACTGGCAAGCAGTGCTTCTCTCGCTTCCCGCCAGGCTGCTACCGAGCAAATTGCAGACATTGTCGCTGCTGCTGCGCAAACCACGCAATACGACGTAACGTTCACCACAACGCGCCAGACCACACGACGTCAGCAACGGGCGTTTCAGCGTGTTTCTCCTGAAGAACTTGCTGCCTTGTATAACTTTACCCGCACCTCTACAGGTGCACAAGGCTTTGATGTTTACCAGGAAACGGAAGACCAGTTATACTATTTCCACTTCAATGATGCATCAGGACAGCCGGTCCTGTTTGGGCGCGGCTTTCCAGCTTCTGCCAAGCGTGATCGCCGGATTGAAGCGGTTATCCGAAATGCCAGTATCGAAAAACGATACGACATTGTGGAAGACAATGGCAGCTATTATTTCACCCTGAAAGCCCGAAACGGACAGGAAATTGCGCGTAGCCGCTCTTTCCCAAACCGTGCCGGCGCTGAGGGCGCAATTGCATTCCTAATCGGTAGCGTTCCAGGTTATGCAGACCAATACATCAAGAAACGGAAATCGCGCTCACAATCTGTGAGTAATGTCTACGACTTCAGCCAGGAGTCAAGCTCTGGAGAAAGCGGGTTTGAGAAATTCAAAAATCCGATTTCACGGCAGCATTTCTTCCACTTTAACGACGATCAGGGCAAAGCACTCCTTTACAGCCAGGGCTACTCATCACCCAAGGGTAGAGATAACGGCATTAAGTCTGTAATCAGGAATGCCTCAATCCAAGAGCGATTTGAAGGCAAAGAGCACAATGGCAAATATTACTTTGTCTTGCGCGCGGGCAACCGCCAGGAGATTGCCCAGAGCCGTTTCTTCGATACTGTAGAGGAACGGGACCGCTGGATCACCTACTTTGTGGGCTCGATCAGTGGCTATGCCGCTGCATACGGCGTTACGCAAACAACATCATCAAGCCAAACGGAACGCTTTACCCTCGACGCACCAGCCGGACTTGCCGCAGGCCTTGCAGCCGGCGCAGGCGCTGCTGCCGCCGCATCAGCTGCCGCACAAGAAGCAGCTGCCGCAGAAAAAGCTGCTGCAGAAGCTGCTGCGCAGAAAGCTGCTGCAGAACGA
Above is a genomic segment from Bacteroidota bacterium containing:
- a CDS encoding DUF1508 domain-containing protein, translating into MRFNILQENANSPFSFQLLSDQGDVLLTSGTYNSRDNCTDGIRAAIEALRDPESFGIQAGNSVALRGPDGSQLASSASLASRQAATEQIADIVAAAAQTTQYDVTFTTTRQTTRRQQRAFQRVSPEELAALYNFTRTSTGAQGFDVYQETEDQLYYFHFNDASGQPVLFGRGFPASAKRDRRIEAVIRNASIEKRYDIVEDNGSYYFTLKARNGQEIARSRSFPNRAGAEGAIAFLIGSVPGYADQYIKKRKSRSQSVSNVYDFSQESSSGESGFEKFKNPISRQHFFHFNDDQGKALLYSQGYSSPKGRDNGIKSVIRNASIQERFEGKEHNGKYYFVLRAGNRQEIAQSRFFDTVEERDRWITYFVGSISGYAAAYGVTQTTSSSQTERFTLDAPAGLAAGLAAGAGAAAAASAAAQEAAAAEKAAAEAAAQKAAAERAAAAEKAAAEKAAAEKAAAAEESYDTADTVYGNAPAYEEAAAVGAGTAAGGSGGGGYEASGEEEEEEAYAYAGDDDGGFRLWLPWIIGLLALALLLFWLLSQMNGCGTNPNLAGADGEGTQQETVVDAGPGDAAAEVPLEETDTSAGAGSTGEPPAPFGPSAVDLGFDPNSLIGRMATMLAAPDRSLPASFVLDAVSFPRHSAKLNKSAYDQVDNLAALLKAYPDLKIKFIGHIDGTEDDNVARSFMNGENITLSAVRARCLYQKFIESGIGAGQLDFEGVGASSQLVNNNTESNKQKNRRLEVIFSAL